The segment TTTGCTATAATGGACGCTGCGGCAATGGAGGGAGAAATGGCGTCACCGCCGATGATTGCTGTGCTTCTACAGGGGAGATCAGGACAGAATTTTCCGTCTATTAGCACCAGATCAGGGCGGACATTCAGGGCCATACAAGCCTGCTGCATGGCTAACAGTGTCGCAAAATGTAAGTTTATCCGCTCGATCTCATGAACATCCACAACACCGACTGACCAAGTCGAGGTCGCAACAATTTTCTCGTAAAGTGCCTCGCGCTGTCCGGAGCTCAATTTTTTTGAATCGTTGATCCCCGCTGGAATTCGGCTCTGATCCAGAATCACAGCTGCGGCTACCACAGGACCTGCCCAGGGACCGCGACCAGCTTCGTCAACCCCCGCTATAAGGCGGACCCCATCTTTGTGCGCCTC is part of the Rhodoligotrophos appendicifer genome and harbors:
- a CDS encoding ribonuclease HII, translating into MLDFRYESEAHKDGVRLIAGVDEAGRGPWAGPVVAAAVILDQSRIPAGINDSKKLSSGQREALYEKIVATSTWSVGVVDVHEIERINLHFATLLAMQQACMALNVRPDLVLIDGKFCPDLPCRSTAIIGGDAISPSIAAASIIAKVTRDRLMGEIALEYPDYGFEKHKGYGTPDHQKALIRFGITPHHRRNFAPVQLVLTKF